From a single Arcobacter sp. CECT 8986 genomic region:
- a CDS encoding KH domain-containing protein — MIVNFIENYAKLIVSKPEEVNVSEEKIDDTFTEITIKANSADIGKLIGKNGNMINALKVMANGCKAKDGVSYKIQVLSN, encoded by the coding sequence ATGATAGTAAATTTTATAGAAAACTATGCCAAATTAATCGTAAGTAAACCAGAAGAAGTAAATGTATCAGAAGAGAAAATCGATGATACATTTACAGAAATAACAATTAAAGCTAATAGCGCTGATATTGGTAAATTAATTGGTAAAAATGGTAATATGATTAATGCACTTAAAGTAATGGCAAATGGTTGTAAAGCAAAAGATGGTGTATCTTATAAGATACAAGTGTTATCAAACTAA
- the rpsP gene encoding 30S ribosomal protein S16 translates to MTVIRLTRMGRNKKPFYRIVVTDSRKRRDSGWIESIGYYNPVSEPKVLKIDEERYNYWLSVGAKPSEKVKKLAAK, encoded by the coding sequence ATGACAGTAATTAGATTAACAAGAATGGGTAGAAACAAAAAACCATTTTATAGAATCGTTGTAACAGATTCAAGAAAAAGAAGAGATTCAGGATGGATTGAATCAATTGGTTACTACAACCCAGTATCTGAACCAAAAGTTTTAAAAATTGATGAAGAAAGATACAACTATTGGCTAAGTGTTGGAGCTAAACCTTCTGAAAAAGTTAAAAAATTAGCTGCTAAATAA
- the ffh gene encoding signal recognition particle protein: MFDSITGSLKNAINKIRHQDDAAALKKATAELKKSLLKADIHHKTTKELVTEVELETKKNGIGQDSFVNALKNQLTKVLTTEGNQGFVFSNTPPTTILMTGLQGSGKTTTTGKLANYLKTRKKKVLVAACDLQRLAAVEQLKQIAAQVEVDIYFDDNETDPVKIAKAAQEKAKKDLYDVLLIDTAGRLAIDEELMTQLANVRDSIQPDEIFYVADSLTGHDATKTAETFKEKIGIDGVILSKYDGDTKGGVALSIAHQVGVPLRFIGIGEKMPDLEVFIPDRIVSRLLGLGDIEGLAEKTSAVIDEKKAKEVTKKIKKGEFNFNDFLEQLAMMSKLGSMKSIIGMIPGLSQMAGPLKDMDFENSDEIKRIKAMIGSMTQKEREQPSLINPSRKKRIATGSGLSEVQVNKILKQFKNASKMAKKLSSKGGMKGLQNMLSQMGPGGMPKIPR; the protein is encoded by the coding sequence TTGTTTGATTCAATAACAGGCTCACTGAAAAACGCAATTAATAAAATTAGACATCAAGATGATGCAGCAGCATTAAAAAAAGCAACGGCAGAATTAAAAAAGTCTTTATTAAAAGCTGATATTCACCATAAAACAACAAAAGAGTTAGTTACAGAAGTTGAATTAGAAACAAAAAAGAATGGAATAGGACAAGACTCTTTTGTAAATGCACTTAAAAATCAATTAACAAAAGTTCTTACAACTGAGGGTAACCAAGGTTTCGTATTTTCAAACACTCCTCCAACAACAATATTAATGACAGGACTTCAAGGTTCTGGTAAAACAACAACAACAGGTAAATTAGCAAACTATTTAAAAACAAGAAAGAAAAAAGTATTAGTTGCAGCTTGTGACTTACAAAGATTAGCAGCGGTTGAACAACTTAAACAAATTGCTGCACAAGTTGAAGTTGATATCTATTTTGATGATAATGAAACAGATCCTGTAAAAATAGCAAAAGCAGCACAAGAAAAAGCAAAAAAAGATCTTTATGATGTTTTATTAATAGATACAGCTGGTCGATTAGCAATTGATGAAGAGTTAATGACTCAACTTGCAAATGTAAGAGATTCTATCCAACCTGACGAGATATTCTATGTTGCTGATTCTTTAACTGGTCATGATGCAACTAAAACAGCAGAAACATTTAAAGAAAAAATCGGAATTGATGGAGTTATTTTATCAAAATATGATGGTGACACAAAAGGTGGGGTTGCTCTTTCAATTGCTCATCAAGTAGGAGTTCCATTAAGATTTATTGGTATTGGTGAAAAAATGCCAGATTTAGAAGTTTTTATTCCTGATAGAATTGTTTCTAGACTTTTAGGTTTAGGAGATATTGAAGGACTTGCAGAAAAAACTTCAGCAGTAATAGATGAGAAAAAAGCAAAAGAAGTTACTAAAAAGATAAAAAAAGGTGAATTTAACTTTAATGACTTTTTAGAACAACTTGCAATGATGAGTAAATTAGGTTCAATGAAATCAATCATTGGAATGATTCCTGGTCTTTCTCAAATGGCTGGACCATTAAAAGATATGGATTTTGAAAACTCTGATGAAATAAAAAGAATTAAAGCTATGATTGGCTCTATGACTCAAAAAGAGAGAGAACAACCAAGTTTAATTAATCCAAGTAGAAAGAAAAGAATTGCTACTGGTTCTGGTTTATCAGAAGTACAAGTTAATAAAATTTTAAAGCAATTTAAAAATGCTTCTAAAATGGCTAAGAAACTTTCATCAAAAGGTGGAATGAAAGGTTTACAAAATATGTTGTCTCAAATGGGACCTGGTGGAATGCCAAAAATCCCTAGATAG
- a CDS encoding pseudouridine synthase family protein, with amino-acid sequence MYDKAYKLLAKQERISNSKAKELIDRGLVRANGKKILIARGEIKENTKFTVKKLAKIDIIFQDDDILAIDKPAYMTTDEIQKKYEDFFLLNRLDKETSGVMLFAKNEDFQKKAIKEFKENRVYKEYVAIVEGKVIDEVVVDKPILTIKNKGVAKSKIDKKGKPATTTVYPMFVEGHKSKIKVVIDTGRTHQIRVHLNHIGFPIIGDGIYGKTNPNVNRVLLHSKITKILDYTFEAPEPKEFKVFDFN; translated from the coding sequence ATGTATGATAAAGCGTACAAACTTTTAGCAAAACAAGAGAGAATCTCAAACTCAAAAGCAAAAGAGTTAATAGATAGAGGATTAGTAAGAGCTAATGGAAAAAAGATTTTAATTGCAAGAGGTGAAATAAAAGAGAATACAAAATTCACTGTAAAAAAACTTGCAAAAATAGATATTATATTTCAAGATGATGATATATTAGCAATTGATAAACCTGCATATATGACAACTGATGAGATTCAAAAAAAATATGAAGATTTCTTTTTATTAAATAGATTAGATAAAGAGACAAGTGGTGTAATGCTTTTTGCTAAAAATGAAGACTTTCAAAAAAAAGCTATTAAAGAGTTTAAAGAAAACAGAGTATATAAAGAGTATGTTGCAATTGTTGAAGGTAAAGTTATTGATGAAGTTGTAGTTGATAAACCAATTTTAACAATTAAAAATAAAGGTGTTGCCAAATCAAAAATTGATAAAAAAGGTAAGCCTGCAACTACTACTGTATATCCCATGTTTGTTGAAGGTCATAAATCAAAAATAAAAGTGGTAATTGATACAGGTAGAACACACCAAATTAGAGTACATTTAAATCATATTGGTTTTCCAATTATTGGTGATGGAATTTATGGAAAAACTAATCCTAATGTTAATAGAGTGTTATTACATTCAAAAATTACTAAAATCTTAGATTATACATTTGAAGCACCTGAACCAAAAGAATTTAAAGTGTTTGACTTTAATTAA
- the waaA gene encoding lipid IV(A) 3-deoxy-D-manno-octulosonic acid transferase: MLSLFSFFYYILAVIIYIIAMPLILLKLRNKKYQIAIPAKFFLKNNPKFENRDKIWFHSCSMGETIAIKPLINEFSDCNLSVITNTGFEEASKHSSNVRYLPYEIFLPFWINRQKALVVMEAELWFMLFLCAKRKKAKTFLINARISDKSYNSYKKMRWFYKFIFKNIDKVFAQSEVDKQRLEYLGAKNIEVIGNIKLAQLPKITKKFEKVSETLITAGSTHENEEELILNSYDRKFGKLVIVPRHPERFEKVNKLIENFCKKNNLKHHRFSQQEDFNSDIILVDKMGELNNIYAISDVVILGGAFEKIGGHNPVEPAFFGCKIISGKEIFNQKSLFECIDNYYIIENNQLKEYLSKCNELKKPKLAKAGSLEPIIKELNNV, encoded by the coding sequence ATCTTGAGCCTCTTTTCATTTTTTTATTATATATTAGCAGTTATTATTTATATAATTGCTATGCCTCTTATTTTATTAAAATTAAGAAATAAAAAGTATCAAATAGCAATCCCAGCAAAATTTTTTTTAAAAAATAATCCAAAATTTGAAAACAGAGATAAAATATGGTTTCATAGTTGTTCAATGGGTGAAACAATTGCAATAAAACCTTTAATTAATGAGTTTAGTGATTGTAATCTATCAGTGATAACAAATACAGGATTTGAAGAAGCTTCAAAGCATTCAAGTAATGTAAGATATTTACCATATGAAATATTTTTGCCATTTTGGATTAATAGACAAAAAGCATTAGTTGTAATGGAAGCAGAACTTTGGTTTATGTTATTTTTATGTGCAAAAAGAAAAAAAGCAAAAACCTTTTTGATAAATGCAAGAATTTCAGACAAATCATATAACTCATATAAAAAAATGAGATGGTTTTATAAGTTTATTTTTAAAAACATTGATAAAGTATTTGCACAAAGTGAAGTTGATAAGCAAAGACTTGAGTATTTAGGTGCAAAAAATATTGAAGTGATTGGAAATATCAAACTTGCTCAACTTCCAAAAATTACAAAAAAGTTTGAAAAAGTTAGTGAGACATTAATTACTGCTGGAAGTACTCATGAAAATGAGGAAGAGTTAATACTAAATTCTTATGATAGAAAATTTGGTAAGTTAGTGATTGTTCCAAGGCATCCAGAAAGATTTGAAAAAGTAAATAAACTAATAGAAAATTTTTGTAAAAAGAATAATCTTAAACATCATAGATTTTCACAACAAGAAGACTTTAATTCTGATATAATTCTTGTAGATAAAATGGGAGAGCTAAATAATATTTATGCAATTTCCGATGTTGTGATACTAGGTGGTGCATTTGAAAAAATTGGTGGACACAATCCAGTAGAGCCTGCATTTTTTGGATGTAAAATAATAAGTGGTAAAGAGATTTTTAATCAAAAATCACTTTTTGAATGTATTGATAATTATTATATTATTGAAAATAATCAATTAAAAGAGTATTTATCAAAATGTAATGAATTAAAAAAACCAAAATTAGCAAAAGCAGGCTCTTTAGAGCCTATTATAAAGGAATTAAATAATGTATGA
- a CDS encoding zinc ribbon domain-containing protein, with product MNKYLEDLVKLSKFDTKISMFEPQIENEKAKLATFVETAEAIKTSINDTYAQIDDVKSKRTKNNIHLAELKTKLDDISRKHNEVQNEKELKALQLEEEITKEQISFANEEIERLDEITEEKEAQLKEFQEKLTEEEESIKEIQVAVDEKIEDINKERNSVYQDRSELLEKFDNKILTFYEKIKRWAKDTAVVPVKKQACYGCFMKINDKTYAEVIKSDEIINCPHCGRILYKEDETVEA from the coding sequence TTGAATAAATATTTAGAGGATCTAGTTAAATTATCTAAGTTTGATACTAAAATTAGTATGTTTGAACCTCAAATTGAGAATGAAAAAGCAAAATTAGCTACTTTTGTAGAGACAGCAGAAGCTATTAAAACATCAATTAATGATACATATGCACAAATTGATGATGTTAAATCAAAAAGAACTAAAAATAACATTCACTTAGCAGAATTAAAAACTAAGTTAGATGATATTTCAAGAAAACATAATGAAGTTCAAAATGAAAAAGAGTTAAAAGCGTTACAATTAGAAGAAGAAATTACAAAAGAGCAAATCTCTTTTGCAAATGAAGAGATTGAAAGACTTGATGAAATTACAGAAGAAAAAGAGGCTCAATTAAAAGAGTTTCAAGAAAAATTAACAGAAGAAGAAGAATCAATTAAAGAGATTCAAGTTGCTGTTGATGAAAAAATTGAAGACATTAATAAAGAGAGAAATTCTGTTTATCAAGATAGAAGTGAACTTTTAGAAAAATTTGATAACAAAATTTTAACTTTCTATGAAAAAATTAAAAGATGGGCAAAAGATACTGCTGTTGTTCCAGTTAAAAAACAAGCTTGTTATGGATGTTTTATGAAAATTAATGACAAAACTTATGCAGAAGTTATTAAATCAGATGAGATAATAAATTGTCCTCATTGTGGAAGAATCCTTTATAAAGAAGATGAAACTGTAGAGGCTTAA
- a CDS encoding Nif3-like dinuclear metal center hexameric protein yields MKVIDIYNILDKISPFYLQEKWDNSGLLVGNKEDEVEKVYISIDLDEEFLDEVDENSLIITHHPLIFSPLKKINFDDYCTKLLRVLIKKNISLISMHTNIDKTHLNEYVAKEVLKLDVIEKDDINDFILYANVDKDFDTFAKDITSKLGIKSTNVVKCNQVVKKVGIVTGAGMSLLSEVDADCYLTGDIKYHEAMDAKSRGISLIDIRHYESEKYFNTLLMGLLEKNLKKNKLKAIISASKNPFKFCIQGETVE; encoded by the coding sequence TTGAAAGTAATTGATATTTATAATATTTTAGATAAGATTTCACCTTTTTATTTACAAGAAAAATGGGACAATAGTGGACTATTAGTTGGTAATAAAGAAGATGAAGTAGAAAAAGTATATATAAGTATTGATTTGGATGAAGAGTTTTTAGATGAAGTAGATGAAAATTCTCTTATTATCACTCATCATCCATTAATCTTTTCTCCTCTTAAAAAGATAAATTTTGATGATTATTGTACTAAGTTATTAAGAGTACTAATCAAAAAAAATATATCTTTAATCTCAATGCATACAAACATTGATAAAACTCATCTAAATGAGTATGTTGCAAAAGAGGTTTTGAAATTAGATGTAATAGAAAAAGATGACATAAACGATTTTATACTTTATGCAAATGTAGATAAAGATTTTGATACTTTTGCAAAAGATATTACATCTAAATTAGGAATTAAATCAACTAATGTTGTAAAGTGTAATCAAGTAGTAAAAAAAGTAGGAATAGTTACTGGTGCTGGTATGTCTTTATTAAGTGAAGTAGATGCGGATTGTTATTTAACTGGTGATATTAAGTATCATGAAGCAATGGATGCAAAATCTAGAGGAATATCTTTAATTGATATAAGACATTATGAAAGTGAAAAGTATTTTAATACCCTTTTAATGGGACTATTAGAAAAAAATTTGAAAAAAAATAAATTAAAAGCTATAATATCAGCTTCGAAAAATCCATTTAAGTTTTGTATACAAGGAGAAACAGTTGAATAA
- the glyQ gene encoding glycine--tRNA ligase subunit alpha, translated as MITFSNMLLKLQQFWAEQGCNIVQPYDIPAGAGTFHPATLLRSLDSTPWSTAYVAPSRRPTDGRYGENPNRLGAYYQFQVLIKPSPENIQDLYLQSLEYLGLDISKHDIRFVEDNWESPTLGAWGLGWEVWLDGMEVTQFTYFQQVGGLACDPVAVEITYGTERLAMYLQGVDSVFDIVWNENKHGKTTYADVHKEGEYEFSKYNFEVANTEMLFKHFDDAFNECKSCLEAGLPLPAYDQCMLASHAFNTLDARKAISVTERQNYILKVRELAQGCAVLYKEQEQDRLKRVGR; from the coding sequence ATGATTACATTTTCAAATATGTTATTAAAACTTCAACAATTCTGGGCTGAACAAGGATGCAATATTGTTCAACCATATGATATTCCAGCAGGAGCAGGAACATTTCACCCAGCTACTTTATTAAGAAGTTTAGACTCAACACCTTGGAGTACAGCTTATGTTGCACCAAGTAGAAGACCAACAGATGGAAGATATGGAGAAAATCCAAATAGATTGGGAGCTTATTATCAATTCCAAGTATTAATAAAACCAAGTCCAGAAAATATTCAAGATTTATATTTACAATCATTGGAGTATTTAGGATTAGATATTTCAAAACATGATATTAGATTTGTAGAAGATAACTGGGAATCTCCAACTCTTGGAGCTTGGGGACTTGGTTGGGAAGTATGGCTAGATGGTATGGAAGTTACTCAATTTACATATTTCCAACAAGTTGGTGGATTAGCTTGTGACCCTGTTGCAGTTGAAATTACTTATGGTACTGAAAGACTTGCAATGTATTTACAAGGTGTTGATTCTGTATTTGATATTGTTTGGAATGAAAATAAACATGGAAAAACAACATATGCGGATGTTCATAAAGAAGGAGAGTACGAATTCTCTAAATACAACTTTGAAGTAGCAAATACTGAAATGTTGTTTAAACATTTTGATGATGCTTTCAATGAGTGTAAATCTTGTCTTGAAGCAGGACTTCCTTTACCTGCATATGACCAATGTATGTTAGCTTCTCATGCATTTAATACTTTAGATGCAAGAAAAGCAATTTCTGTTACTGAAAGACAAAATTATATTTTAAAAGTAAGAGAATTAGCGCAAGGTTGTGCAGTTTTATACAAAGAACAAGAACAAGATAGATTAAAAAGAGTTGGAAGATAA
- a CDS encoding glutaredoxin family protein, with amino-acid sequence MKPVALFTIPNCKWCDKAKAYFKSKNIRYNQIDVSRNKQALKDCQKHGCNGAPVVLIGNRWICGFDKEKINKELGIK; translated from the coding sequence ATGAAACCTGTCGCACTATTTACTATACCTAATTGTAAATGGTGTGATAAGGCTAAAGCTTACTTTAAATCTAAAAATATAAGATACAATCAAATTGACGTATCAAGAAACAAACAAGCATTAAAAGATTGTCAAAAGCATGGATGTAATGGCGCTCCTGTGGTTTTAATAGGAAATCGTTGGATCTGTGGTTTTGATAAAGAAAAAATAAATAAAGAATTAGGGATTAAATAG
- the purE gene encoding 5-(carboxyamino)imidazole ribonucleotide mutase has protein sequence MSFVSIIMGSKSDYEVMKNCADTFEKFDVNYEMIISSAHRSPERTKEYVKNAEEKGAIAFIAAAGMAAHLAGALAATTTKPVIGVPMKGGAMDGMDAMLSTVQMPSGMPVATLALGKAGAVNAAYLAMQILAISDKELAVKLKEDRIVKSKAVEADSKEIEVIL, from the coding sequence ATGAGCTTTGTTTCTATAATAATGGGAAGTAAGTCAGATTATGAAGTTATGAAAAACTGTGCTGATACATTTGAAAAATTTGATGTAAATTATGAGATGATTATCTCTTCAGCTCACAGAAGTCCAGAAAGAACTAAAGAGTATGTTAAAAATGCAGAAGAAAAAGGTGCTATCGCATTTATCGCTGCTGCTGGTATGGCTGCTCACTTAGCTGGTGCATTAGCTGCAACTACAACTAAACCTGTTATTGGTGTTCCAATGAAAGGTGGAGCAATGGATGGGATGGATGCAATGCTTTCTACTGTTCAAATGCCTTCTGGTATGCCAGTAGCTACACTTGCTTTAGGTAAAGCAGGAGCTGTTAATGCTGCATATTTAGCTATGCAAATTTTAGCAATTTCTGATAAAGAATTAGCAGTTAAACTTAAAGAAGATAGAATCGTTAAGTCAAAAGCTGTTGAAGCAGATTCTAAAGAAATAGAAGTTATTTTATAA
- a CDS encoding peptidase U32 family protein: protein MDKKDIELLSPAGNLEKLKIAFAYGADAVYGGVSHFSLRIRAGKEFTFESFKEGIDYAHARGKKVYATINGFPFNSQIELLKKHIVKMAELEPDAFIVAAPGVVRLCREIAPQIPIHLSTQANVLNYLDAQVFWDMGVRRIIAAREISLKDVKEIKKHLPDMEIEIFVHGSMCFAYSGRCLVSAVQMGRVPNRGSCANDCRFEYTLYAANEDHSTLFRLEEEPGVGTYIFNSKDMNLASHMQEILDSGAVDSVKIEGRTKSPYYAAVTAHAYREAIDDYFDDKFDANKYQKELYTTKNRGFTDAYLIHRPFDKNDTQNHEYALSKGSYEVSGLVTEDEEHFYCKYKTYPGDEIEIFAPIGANIQECDNEIGKIYKKDDGKFYVVFKKILTDTNKELESVHSGNTNKIQLPSKLPYLTMLRIENDEETINN, encoded by the coding sequence ATGGATAAAAAAGATATAGAATTACTATCTCCAGCGGGTAACTTAGAAAAATTAAAAATCGCATTTGCATATGGTGCAGATGCAGTTTATGGTGGAGTTAGTCATTTTAGCTTAAGAATTAGAGCAGGAAAAGAGTTTACTTTTGAATCTTTCAAAGAGGGTATTGATTATGCTCATGCAAGAGGTAAAAAAGTATATGCAACTATAAATGGGTTTCCTTTTAATTCTCAAATAGAATTATTAAAAAAACATATTGTAAAAATGGCTGAACTAGAGCCAGATGCTTTTATTGTAGCTGCACCTGGTGTTGTTAGGCTTTGTAGAGAAATAGCTCCTCAAATTCCAATACATTTATCAACACAAGCAAATGTATTAAATTATCTTGATGCTCAAGTTTTCTGGGATATGGGCGTAAGAAGAATTATTGCTGCACGTGAAATATCATTAAAAGATGTAAAAGAGATTAAAAAGCATCTACCAGATATGGAAATTGAGATTTTTGTACATGGTTCAATGTGTTTTGCATACTCAGGAAGATGTCTAGTAAGTGCTGTTCAAATGGGAAGAGTTCCAAATAGAGGAAGTTGTGCAAATGATTGTAGATTTGAATATACTTTATATGCAGCAAATGAAGACCATAGTACTCTATTTAGATTGGAAGAAGAACCAGGTGTTGGTACATATATCTTCAATTCAAAAGATATGAATTTAGCTTCACATATGCAAGAGATTTTAGACTCTGGTGCTGTTGATTCTGTAAAAATTGAAGGAAGAACAAAATCTCCTTATTATGCAGCAGTTACAGCTCATGCTTATAGAGAAGCAATTGATGATTATTTTGATGATAAATTTGATGCAAATAAATATCAAAAAGAGTTATATACTACAAAAAATAGAGGTTTTACAGATGCATATTTAATTCATAGACCTTTTGATAAAAATGATACACAAAACCATGAGTATGCATTAAGTAAAGGAAGTTATGAAGTAAGTGGGCTTGTAACAGAAGATGAAGAACACTTCTATTGTAAATATAAAACATATCCTGGAGATGAAATTGAAATATTTGCACCAATTGGAGCAAATATCCAAGAGTGTGACAATGAGATAGGAAAAATCTATAAAAAAGATGATGGAAAATTTTATGTTGTATTTAAAAAGATTTTAACAGATACAAATAAAGAGTTAGAATCAGTTCACAGTGGAAATACAAATAAAATACAATTACCTTCAAAACTTCCATATTTAACGATGTTACGTATTGAAAATGATGAGGAAACTATAAATAACTAA